Genomic segment of Colletotrichum destructivum chromosome 5, complete sequence:
ATCGAGAAGACGAATATGCTAAAGACCGTGGCCCAGATTCCGGGAGCGTAGTTGGAGTCTCCGTAGAATTTCGTGAGGATGCCGATCATGAACAGCCCGATAGTCAGCCCGGCGGTGCTGATGAGCGCGACAGCTTTCGTCCCCCACTTGTTCGTGTAGTAGCTCCCGATGATGGAAAAGACCAGGGCGCTTGCGTTGAGGCCTACGTTCTGCAAGATCAAACCGTTAGCTctgccgggggggggggggggggggggcgttcATCCGTGCGGGCGTGTGATGTGAAGGGACAAGCCCACTTACCACGAGCAGTTGGGAGCCTTCATTGTTCACCCCGGCGCTACTCAGCATTTTCCCAATGTTGTACATGACAAAGATGTTCCCGGTCAgcatggagaagagggcgcAGGTGGCCGTGATGATGAGCCTCTTCCGTGCTCCTCGGTTCCGCAGAACCTCCTGGCTCGACATCGGGTCCCGCTCGTACTCGATCGTCTCGTAGATCTGCCGGAACTGCAGCCGCACAATGTCGTCTCGTATGTTACCGTTCGCGTTGGTCTGGGCCAGCACAAGCAGCGCCTCCTGCGTCCGTCCCTGATCCATCAACCAGCGCGGGCTCTCGGGCATCCACGGCAGCAGGGCGACGCACCACAGCCCCCAGATTCCCTGTACGAGGCTCGGCAGCCGCCACGCCCAGGTGCTGTCGAGCCTGAAGGACGTGTAGGTGACGCCCGCCGCAACGAGGGCACCCACGTAGAAAAAGTCGTCGAACAGGGACAACCCCCAAACGCGGTACTCCCACGGCAAGGTCTCTGCGAGATAGGCCGAGCCGGAAATGACGGAAGCCGTCGTGCCGAATCCAATGAGAATCCGGGCCACGCAGAACATGGCGATGTGTTGCGCGGCGCCCTGTAGAACGGCGGCGAACACTGTGATCATGGCCGACCAGAACAGTCCGAAGCGCCGGCTATACACATCCGTCACCCAGCCCCAGCAGAGGC
This window contains:
- a CDS encoding Putative major facilitator, sugar transporter, major facilitator superfamily, with the protein product MSPLCSWSKGNILPFKTPTWQPISKKGNVAMLLACTLITAAMQGYDGAMMGGMNILPQYTEYFQLTTATRSLNIATNYVGGALSCLCWGWVTDVYSRRFGLFWSAMITVFAAVLQGAAQHIAMFCVARILIGFGTTASVISGSAYLAETLPWEYRVWGLSLFDDFFYVGALVAAGVTYTSFRLDSTWAWRLPSLVQGIWGLWCVALLPWMPESPRWLMDQGRTQEALLVLAQTNANGNIRDDIVRLQFRQIYETIEYERDPMSSQEVLRNRGARKRLIITATCALFSMLTGNIFVMYNIGKMLSSAGVNNEGSQLLVNVGLNASALVFSIIGSYYTNKWGTKAVALISTAGLTIGLFMIGILTKFYGDSNYAPGIWATVFSIFVFSISYSFGWIPILFLVPAQMLYFRIRAQGMSMFSFIVCVTGIAGNFAFPAALEAIGHWLYIINGAWNILFFAFIWWYWVEVKGKTLEEIDALFDGKKHTDTPNMRAVLDGTVDESWRRYLSDWMRLNFGGISHEGIASRFGVKTDSVDRSR